GTAGAATTTGATTATATGGATATAGGTGTGTGTATGGTGGGAGGATTTGAAGGGATTATAGACGGTAAATTACCAGCTGTTGGAGAAACCATAAGATTCCTTCCAGGGCACTGTATGATGCAGAAGGTTCACTCTGGAATTGTTGTACAACTTGTTGGTAGAAGGGCTGTTATAGAGGGAATAGACCTCAAAGTATGGGCACCTCCAATAAAAGGATGAATTTTAAACATATTTAGGATTCATTAACTTTTTTAAATTAAGTTCAGGATATTTAAAAATTACAAAATAAATAAAAATCTAATCTATGAAGGCTGTTTAAAGAATAATTTAAGGATATTTCGCCATGAAAACAGATAAAATTAGCACAGAAAATATATATGGGTCTGAATTATACTTTCAAAAAGACCAAGGCCCCAAAAATGAGAGCGAATATACTTTAATTCCTGTTAAAACAGATTATATTAAACCGAATGAGTCATATGATATAATTATTAAATGTTCAGCAGATCTTTTGACTAATGGCGATTTTCTTGTAATTTCTGAAACACCAATATCTGTGTCACAAGGTAGACTTGTTGATGAGTCTAAATTTAAAGCTTCATTCCTTTCATTTTTACTGGCGGATGTATGGTCAAAATATATATGGGGATATTTATTGGGGCCAATTTTCAGAATAAAAAGTAGAACCATCCAAAACCTTAGGAAACTGCCACCAGAAGCTAGAGTCCATAAAAGAGTCATATTGGAACATTATGGTTTGAAACATGCATTAAAACCAGCATCTGAAGCAGGAGTCGATTTGAGTAATGTGCCTGGGACAATGGTTTCCCTATTACCCGAAAATCCAAATGATGTTGCAAAGGATATTGCCAAGAAGATAATGCATGATCTTAAAATAGATGTAACAGTGATGATTATTGACACCGATGCAAGTTATCAGTTAATTGGAAAAAAGTTTACATCACTTCCAATTGCAGTGCCAGGCATAAAATCGGATCTTGGAATTTTTGGATATTTACTTGGTAGATTTGGAAAAATTTTAGGACCAACTCCTTTGGGAGTTTCGAGACCAGAAAAACTTGATACTATGCTTAAAATAGCTAAACTAGCAGAAGAATATCATGAAAATAATGAAAAAGATATAAAAACAGTATATGATATGGAAAACATTTTTGAAGGAGACATTACAGGAATAACAATTGAAATGCTCAATTCAGTTGAGCATACACCGGCTATTATAGTCAGAAGGCTCTTTTAATCTCTTATAAATCTATTTCTAATTAGTTAAATTGTCATCAACAAATTATAAATACTATTTGATAGTATATAGAGTACTACCAAAGTTACATCACCAAATTAAAAACAATTGCTATATTCTCTTAAAGCTATTGTTTGATTTAGTATTTTGTAATTGCGTATAAAACTCATAACTTTGGATTATGGATCAGTATTTTTGGAATAAATCTAACTAATTTGTATTAATTCGTGTA
This sequence is a window from Methanobacterium sp. SMA-27. Protein-coding genes within it:
- a CDS encoding coenzyme F420-0:L-glutamate ligase, with product MKTDKISTENIYGSELYFQKDQGPKNESEYTLIPVKTDYIKPNESYDIIIKCSADLLTNGDFLVISETPISVSQGRLVDESKFKASFLSFLLADVWSKYIWGYLLGPIFRIKSRTIQNLRKLPPEARVHKRVILEHYGLKHALKPASEAGVDLSNVPGTMVSLLPENPNDVAKDIAKKIMHDLKIDVTVMIIDTDASYQLIGKKFTSLPIAVPGIKSDLGIFGYLLGRFGKILGPTPLGVSRPEKLDTMLKIAKLAEEYHENNEKDIKTVYDMENIFEGDITGITIEMLNSVEHTPAIIVRRLF